Within Pseudomonadota bacterium, the genomic segment CGTCCACGCCCAGCGCGGGGTAGGCTTTTTCGTCCGTCAGGGCGTGGGCTATGCCGTGGGTGGCGGCGAAGGCTTTGGCCCGTTGCAGGTCGCCCGAGACCACGGCCACCACCTCGTCACCCACCGCCCGGACGGCGCCTACCATCCATTCGCCAGCAATCGTACTGGCACCAACCAAAACCCAGCGCATAGTGTTTCTCCTAGTAGAACCATGCCATGATAACGTTTACATTTAGGTTTGAAACCCATGAAAACCCCTAAAGTCACCACCCAAACCATTGCCCAGGCTACCGGGCTGTCGCTCGCCACCGTGTCGCGCGCACTCGCCGGCAGCTCCCAGGTACTACCGGGCACGCGGGCGCGGGTGCTGGAAGCGGCCAAGGCGCTGAACTTTGTGCGCGACCGCGCGGCGGTGCGTCTTAAAACCGGCAAAACCCAGGTGCTGGCTTTTTTGGTGAACCGCTCGGACGCCAACCAACCCGCCTTCAAGGACTTGATGCTGGGCATCAGCGACGCCTTGCAGGACACGGATTACCACCTTATCGTGATGCCCGATGGGCTGGATGGCAACCGCCTCAAGACCTTGCGTTATGTGGTGGAAAACAAGCTGGCCGATGGCCTGGTCATCACCCACACCACGCCGGACGACGAGCGGGTGCGCTATTTGCAAGAGGCGCAACTGCCTTTTGTGACGCATGGGCGCACGCGCACGCTTGCCGAACACCTCGGGGAAACCACACACAGCGTCTATTCTGGTCTGATTGACCAGATGCACAGTCCGGTAGGCAACACACCTCGACGCTCGCTCGACGAGACTGTCTCAACTGCTGACGGAGCCGTAAAAAATGCCAGCAGCGTAGCAACTGGCGCAAAGGCCGCGGCAAAGGCCAGCCTTGACATCTCGTCGAGGTTTGCCGACGTAGAAGCCCTGCATCAAGCCACACTGCGCCTGACCAGCAGCTAGGAGCGTGTGTGAATACCCCCCAACCAGCATGATTCTCGGGGGGTGGCGTCGAATAGGGTCGTATGCGCCGAAAGTTCAAGGCATACGACCCTGACCAACTGTTCCTGCTGCCACCGGATCTGAGAGACTGGCTGCCGTCGAACCATCTGGCATACTTCTTCAATGACGTGGTCGAGCAACTCGACCTGTCGCCGATCTATGCCGCCTATCCCGACGACATGGGCCAACCGCCGTACGACCCGACGATGATGCTGAAGGTGTGGCTGTACGGCTTCAGCCAGGGCATCCGGTCGTCGCGGCGTCTCGAGAAAGCGCTGCACGAGATCGTGGCGTTCCGCATCCTCAGCGGCAACCAGCAGCCCGACCACTGGACGTTGAGCGACTACCGGCGCCGTCACCTGAAGGCGATGGAGCCGCTCTTCGCACAGAGCATTCAGTTGGCGGTCGAGGCTGGTCTCGTGAGCGGTCGACACGTCGCCATCGACGGCACGAAAGTGAAAGCCCACGCCTCGAAGCACGCCGCGATGAGCTACCTGCGGATGGGTATCGAGGAGAAGCGTCTGCGCGAGCAGGTCCGTCGTTACTTCGATGAGGTCGAGGCGAACGACCGAGAGGAAGACCGACTGTTCGGCAAAGGCCGCGGCGACGAGCTTCCAGAGTGGCTCGACACAGCCGAGAAGCGTCTCGAGGCGATCAAGAAGGCGAAAAAGGCGCTCGAGGAGCGGGCCCGCCAGAAGGCTGAAGACAAGGATGAGACCAGCACGGACGACGCCCCGAAACCACCCGTCGCCCCGAAGAGGCAGCGCAAGCCCCAGGCTCGCCCAGAGCCCAAGGACCAGTTGAACTTCACCGATCCCGACTCGCGGATCATGCGCAACTCCGACAAAGCCTTCGTTCAAGCCTACAACGCCCAGATCGCGGTCGACAGCGATCATCAGATCATCGTGGCTGCCACATTGACGAACCAGGCCGCGGACAACCCGCATCTCATCCCGCTGGTGAATCAGATGGTCGAGCACATCGGCGTGCCCACGGAGATCTCTGCCGACGCTGGCTACTGGAGCGAAACTAACCTACAGCATCTCGACACGTTCGGCATCGAGTCGTTCATCCCAGCGGAGAAAATACGCCATACCGAGTGGCGTGAGCGAATCGCCCCTCGTGGACGGCCCCCGGCCAACGCGACGAGACGCCAGCGGATGGCCCGCAAGCTGAGCACGAAGCGAGGCCGGGCACGCTACACGCTTCGCCAGACAACAGTCGAGCCTACCTTCGGCCAGATCAAAGAAGGACGAGGCTTGCGCCAGTTCCTGCTGCGCGGTCTCGAGAAGGTTCCTGGGTTATGGCACCTCGAGTGCCTTGTACACAACCTCATCAAGATCTTCAGGGCCGGAGGGCAGTACGCACCGGCGAGATAGTGCAGGGGGCACACTGCCTGAGGGCATCGTGAACGTTCACGATCGAGAGAATCCTCGAAAAACAACCGCGATCGCTACGAATTCTCGCCCTGACTAACCACACGCGCTCCTAGCCCTCGTCCCCGTCCTCGAAAGAAACATCCGATTGACGAGGGTCGCGGGGTCGCCTCTCAGGTGTCAATGCACGAGCTCCGCAGGACCTTCGTATCGCAAAGGAACCTGT encodes:
- a CDS encoding LacI family transcriptional regulator: MKTPKVTTQTIAQATGLSLATVSRALAGSSQVLPGTRARVLEAAKALNFVRDRAAVRLKTGKTQVLAFLVNRSDANQPAFKDLMLGISDALQDTDYHLIVMPDGLDGNRLKTLRYVVENKLADGLVITHTTPDDERVRYLQEAQLPFVTHGRTRTLAEHLGETTHSVYSGLIDQMHSPVGNTPRRSLDETVSTADGAVKNASSVATGAKAAAKASLDISSRFADVEALHQATLRLTSS
- a CDS encoding IS1182 family transposase, coding for MRRKFKAYDPDQLFLLPPDLRDWLPSNHLAYFFNDVVEQLDLSPIYAAYPDDMGQPPYDPTMMLKVWLYGFSQGIRSSRRLEKALHEIVAFRILSGNQQPDHWTLSDYRRRHLKAMEPLFAQSIQLAVEAGLVSGRHVAIDGTKVKAHASKHAAMSYLRMGIEEKRLREQVRRYFDEVEANDREEDRLFGKGRGDELPEWLDTAEKRLEAIKKAKKALEERARQKAEDKDETSTDDAPKPPVAPKRQRKPQARPEPKDQLNFTDPDSRIMRNSDKAFVQAYNAQIAVDSDHQIIVAATLTNQAADNPHLIPLVNQMVEHIGVPTEISADAGYWSETNLQHLDTFGIESFIPAEKIRHTEWRERIAPRGRPPANATRRQRMARKLSTKRGRARYTLRQTTVEPTFGQIKEGRGLRQFLLRGLEKVPGLWHLECLVHNLIKIFRAGGQYAPAR